The stretch of DNA TAGATATTTGATATCGAATGCTCGGGCAAAGCCATCTCCGAAATGATGTGAAGTGCCGGATTGCAAAGCTTTTCCGTCATGCATCAATGTTTCAATCGTATACGTGGATTTCGCTCCGGAAAATTTCTCTTTTTCTGTTTTCTGCCCTTTAACGACTGGAATGGCAAGCCACTCTTCACATAACTGTGCGTATTCATCTAACATTCGGATGGTTTCAACTTGTGCATCCTCATCTGTCGCGTGCGCAGTATGTCCTTCTTGCCATAAGAACTCTAGCGTGCGTAAAAACGGGCGTGTCGTTTTCTCCCAACGGACAACGTTTGACCATTGGTTATATAGCTTAGGCAAATCACGGTAAGAATGAATGATATTGCTGAAATGCTCACAAAATAATACTTCTGAAGTTGGACGTACACATAAACGTTCAGCTAATTTCTCGTCTCCACCATGCGTCACCCATGCGACTTCAGGTGCAAATCCTTCTATATGATCTTTTTCTTTTTGTAATAAAGATTCTGGAATGAACAGTGGCATATAGACATTTTCATGGCCGGTTGCTTTAATACGTGCATCCAATGCTTCTTTTACATTGTCCCAAATTGCGTAACCATAAGGACGGATAATCATCGAACCGCGCACGCTTGAATAATCGGCCAGTTCCGCTTTCGTCACAACATCCGTAAACCACTGAGCGAAGTCTTCATCCATCGCCGTCACACTTTGCACAAACTCTTTTTTCATTGAAAACACCCCTTTATTGTTGTTTATCGTACATTTGCGCTAGCTGCATATTCCACAAGAGCCAACAAGAAAATCATTATTAAAAGTTGCCTAATAAACAAAAAAGCTCTGCAACAAACGAGGGACCATGTCTCCATGGCGGTACCACCCTCATTTGAAGCAAAGCTTCACACTCATACATGTTA from Paenisporosarcina sp. FSL H8-0542 encodes:
- the proS gene encoding proline--tRNA ligase, which gives rise to MKKEFVQSVTAMDEDFAQWFTDVVTKAELADYSSVRGSMIIRPYGYAIWDNVKEALDARIKATGHENVYMPLFIPESLLQKEKDHIEGFAPEVAWVTHGGDEKLAERLCVRPTSEVLFCEHFSNIIHSYRDLPKLYNQWSNVVRWEKTTRPFLRTLEFLWQEGHTAHATDEDAQVETIRMLDEYAQLCEEWLAIPVVKGQKTEKEKFSGAKSTYTIETLMHDGKALQSGTSHHFGDGFARAFDIKYLDKEGKQQYVHQTSWGFTTRIIGAMIMVHGDDRGLVMPPKIAPTQVMIVPIAQHKEGVLDYAYDLKERLSGSVRVGIDASDKKPGWKFNEYEMKGIPIRLEVGPKDIEQGQVVLVRRDTGEKIVVSADELEAKLTGLLEDIQNNLFNKALSHREEHTSVAKSFEDFKSVLVEKPGFIKAMWCGDVACEEFIKEDTSATSRCIPFEQEKLSDTCVCCEKPADKMVYWAKAY